The genomic region AGACATTCATAACAAACCTTTTATTGGGGCAGAGGGTGATTTCCCGGTAAACGGAAAAAATGCGGAAATCAAATACTATGTTCGCACCGAAAAGAAAATCAACTTCAAGGAAGATCAGTCGGGCCGCGTCGATTACAAAGACTTAGATATGATCGAAAACGTTGTCGTGGGACAACTGTTAGCCGAAAAAATCCCTGCCGAAAAAGGAAAATTTGGGCGCAATTTATTTGGAATGGTATTACCTGCCAAAGATGGTTTGGATACCGAACTCAAACAAGGAAAAGGTACTATTTTGTCGGAAGACAAAATGCGACTCACAGCAGAGGTCAACGGCCAGGTGTTATATGCTGCAGGTAGACTTTCTGTGGAAACCGTTTACCGTATCAATGGAGATGTGGGAGTTCGTACTGGTAATGTTACCTTCCTTGGTTCTATCATCATCACAGGAAACGTGGAAGACAATTATTCTGTGAAAGCCGCAGGTAATATTGAAATTTATGGAACAGTCCAAAAAGCCATTGTGGAAGCCGATGGCGATATCATTGTCCGCCAAGGGGTGACGGGAAGAGAAGAAGCACGTGTGGAATCCACAGGCGGAAACATTGTCGCTAAGTTCATCCAAAACGCCACTTGTATTACCGAAAAAGACATCATCGTCCAAGAAGGAATTTTACATTCCCATCTCATGGCAGGTGGTAAGGTTTCTTGTAAAGGAAAACGGGGACAAATTGTGGGGGGAACCATCCAAGCGGCCCAACTCATTTCTGCTAAAATCATTGGCTCACAAGCCAACCCACAAACCGACCTCATTGTGGGAAATAACCCGAAGATCCTCAAACAGATCCAGGAATACGAAGAAAAGCGAAAAGAGAACCAGGACAAACTGGACCAACTCACAAAAACGATGCGAACTCTCAAAGCGAGAAAAGAAGCCGATCCTGCCAGTTTTACGGCCGAACAGGACGCTCATTTGCAAAAATTGGACGCAGGAACAAAGAAACTCGAAAAACGCATCGCAGAGGCAGGAAAGGACATCCAAACACTTACCGAATATATGGACGAACAGGCGGCGAATGGGCGTATTTCGGTCGAGAAGACCATTTTCCCGGGAGTTACCATCCGTATCCGCAATGCTGAGTTTAAACTCCGTCACGAGACAAAGGCAAAGACTTTCTACGAAGAGGAATCCCAGGTCCGCAGTGCTCCTTACGAAGATCCAGACGAAACGAAAAATGACTGGAGAAAAAAGAGAGGCCGTGGTAAGTCTAAGAATTAGGAGGGATTTCGATGATTCTCAACGAAAACTTCGCAAGTCTCACGCACCACTACGATTTTGCACGTAGGGCCCAGGCAGAGAATCCCTTCACCCACCAAAACCAGGTGGTAGAATTGCAAAAGGTTGTGTTCCAAACCCAAAACCGAGCTCAAACGGTACCCGATCCAAAATCAGGAAACCAGAGTTCGGCGGCGAAACCGAAACAAGATAAAGAAAATTCGGTTTATGCTTATTCCAAAGAGGGAGTCATTTTTGACCGACCTGGTTTGGAAAGAGGATCTCGTTTTGATTTAAAAGTTTAAAGTTCTCACTCCGGAATGTTGTTGGAAATGTTCTGCAGGAGAATGTCATGGAACTCTTTTCCCTTGTTCTAATTAATTTATTATTTTGTGGGATGATGTATGTCTTCATCTCAGCAAAAGTCCAAAAAGCAGTCTCAGAGTATTACGATAAAAAATTAAACCGTGCTATTGATATGGCCACCCAAGAAACCATACGAGAGTTAGATGCTACAGTGGCAGTCATCGAATCTAAAATGGTGGCTCTTCGTTCTATGATGGAACGAGGTGAAGTATTGGTAAAAGAATTCAAACATTACCAGTCCACGGGTCTTTCGATGAAATCTGAGTTAATTCCAGAACCAAACCTAGGAGAAGAACCGATTCTTGATCTGAAAGAACAAAGAACAGGGATTGGCAAAATTTACCAAGCTAATCAAATTCCGGTTCCAAGTGATGACGTAGAAACGACAGAAGGTGCCGTGAACCAAGCCTTTGGAAAATTGGGAAAGGCAGTGAAAGGGATTTTTGGGATGGAACAAATCCAATCACCATCTGTAGAAGCTATCGATAATTTAGAAGTTCCTACTTTTCAACCTAAGATGAATTATACGGTAGGTGGAAATCCATTTACTGAAGAAAAACCAACGGAAGCGATTCGAAACGAACTAACAGAAGGATCTAAAAAAAGAGAATTCTTAAACGAAGTTTCAAAAGCAAATGATCCAGCATTTGCGTCTTATCAAAAAATGAATTTGGATAAAGTGGAACTATCGATTGAATCGGCACTAGAAGAACTTGCTCCTTCCGCAACGAAAATTGATAAAGTGGTGCATCTCATCAAAAAAGGATACAAACACGATGAAATTTCAGAAGCCATGAATATTGGCATTCATGAAATTCATTTAATAGAAACGATTCGACTTGATCGATCTAGAAGAATCTAAAAATATGTTTCCATGTCTTCGTTTCCGGTACTCAATGTAGGATTTTCAAATGTAGTATTCGTTTCGAAAATTCTTACCATTCTCCAAGCGGATTCTGCTGGTGCCAAACGCCTTCGTTCGGAAGCAAAATCGGAAAGTAGACTCATTGATGCCACAGGTGGTCGCAAAACACGCTCTGTTCTTGTTTTAGATTCAGGACATATCCTTTTATCCGCCATTCGCCCAGAAAGTTTAGCCAAACGTTTAGAGTCAGGGGATAATCATTTTGCAGAAGGCGAAGAGGAGTCCGAAGATTGAACGTTCGTCCTAATTTATACATAATCTCTTCTGTGGCTGGTGGTGGAAAGTCGACGATCATCGCCGCTCTCCTTAAAGAAAATCCCGATTTTTATTTTTCTATTTCTTGTACCACAAGAGCACCAAGACCGGGGGATATCGAAGGGAAAACCTATTACTTTCTTTCGGTAGATGAGTTCAAAAAACGGATTGATGCGGATGATTTTTACGAATGGGCAGAAGTACATGGAAACTACTATGGTACTCCCAAAGGCCCCATTCTCGATGCCATTCGTGACCATCGTGTTGCTCTTTTGGATTTAGATGTCCAAGGTGCCAAAACAGTAAAGGCATTGCGTCCAGAATCCGTGACTATTTTTATTGAACCACCTAGTAGAGAAATATGGATCGAAAGATTAATCCGCCGAGGGACTGATTCCCAAACTAGTATTGAAAGAAGGATACAAAATGGGATCAAAGAATTGGAGGAAGCACCTAATTTTGATTATGTGGTGGTGAACGATCAGTTGGAAGATGCCATAAGAGAAGTAAAATCCATTTTGTATGGCATAAAAAAATAAAACTTTAAATCGGTTTGTTATCGATTCCTTTTATTACAGCAGAAAACTTTTAAATTAACGGCCCCTAATTAAGGCTCGTCGTTATCTTCATCAATACTTTTGCCATAATTGGGAACATTTTTTGCTCCCGCATCCAACCATTTATTGGAAATCACTGACCTTCTTTCGGCAGGGAACAAAGTGAGTAGGTAAGTGGTAATGGTCTGTCTACCTTCTTCCTCGGCATCTCTATCCATTTGTTCGAACACTTCTATGATATCATAATCAGGCCAATTGATTAACATATCTCTCGCTGATTCGGGTGGCATATTGGCAACTTTGTTTGCAAGTACCTTCACTTTTTCAGCGCGGGCATTGTCTTTTTTCAATTTGTCTGCCATTTCTTTTTCTTTACGTTGGATTCCTTCTTTGAGTTCTTCCAAACGTTCTTTATCTGCATTTAGAGATGAAGATTTTTCCTCTAACTCACGTTTCATCTGTTCTAATTCTTCGCGGTCAGCGATGAGCCTTTCTTTTGCTTTTTCCATCTCCAACTTTTCTAGTTCCGTTGGTGAAAGTAAGTCTTGGTTAACAAGTCCTGCTTGTTTTTTTAAGAAAGGCAAATAGTCTTCTGCGTTGATAACCTGAAAGTAATCAAAAACAAAAAATCCAATGGCGATTAAGAAAAAAATAAGAACGATTAAAAAGAAGGATCTTGTGCTATCGGTTACACTTGCCATTATGATTTCCCTTGTCCTAGGTAGTATTTTTCATAAAAATCACGAAGAGTTTTGAAGTCGGATGTAAGTTCATCACCTCCATCTTCGCGGTTCAAAATTTTGAAAGTTCTTGGTATCTTCTTAGATTTTGAAAGTCCAATGCTTTCTGTCGAATCGAATAATGATTGTTTGCTTAATTGTAGATTAAATTCTTCTACTTCTCTTCTTTCACTTCGATTTCGTTTTTTCTTCCATTCGGCAAATCGTTTGTCCTTTAAAACTTCGATTACCTTTTTGTTCATTCGAGCCACCATCACATCTTTACGAACCAAATTTACTTCTTCATTTTGAGTGGCGATTCGAGATTCTAACTCTTCGTTTCGCCTGATAAGTCCCTGGATGTATTGTTCGATGGACAGATAATCAGAAAGGCTCGTTCCTACTTTGGAAGAATTTAGGATTGCCTCATAGGAAGATTCGATTTCTCTTTCATTGGTATCCTTTTCACCGATGAGTGCATTGAGTTTGGAGACAACTAAAGAGAGCCTGCGGATTTCTTCTTCTTCCCGCCAACCCCTGAGCTTCAGAACCGTCTCTAAACTAAAACGAAATCGTTTCACACCTGTCTATTTCTTCGGTTCTGAATAATTTTTGTACTCTTTTTTACTCGTATTTTTAAAAAAATGAGTAAAACTTGCAATATTGTCCTTTAAATACTTACATCTGATTTTTGCGGCCTGGTTACCTATCTTTTTAGGTTTTCCTCATTTATACGCAACGTCTCCGGCTGAAATCCTGCGGAAAAGCAAAGGAAATCCCGTTCATTTGGAAGGCGAATGGGAGTTTTATCCTCATACCTTTCTCTCAGAAACAAATCAATTGCCTGAGTCCAAACTCCAAGTTTTGGTACCTGGAATTTGGAATTCCGAACTTGGGACGGGAAATGGATTCGGAACTTATCGTTTGGTTTTGGAGAGACCAGAAGGCACAGATTTAGAGACCGTTTACGGAATCAAACTTGTAGATTCTGCCACCGCCTCACGAGTGTTTTGGAATGGAAAACTTCTTGGGTCTTCCGGAACGGTTTCCAAAAATCCAGAAGAGTCAAAACCTTCCTACCAATTCCAATTTTACCCTCTCCCTTGGAAAAAGGGACCTAACGAATTATTGGTGGAGATATCTAATTTTCATCATGACAAAGGTGGAATGTGGGAACCTCCTTATGTTGGTGAGTGGAAAAAACTTTTTAAAGAAAATGAAAAAGATTTAGCCTCCTCTTTGTTTTTAGCAGGGGCAGTGTTCATCATTGCTTTGTACCATTTTGGATTATTCTATTTTAGAAGATCGGATAAAGGAAATTTGTTATTTGGGTTAGCTGCACTTTTGTTATCAGTAAGAACCCTTTTCACCGGAGAAAGATTTGTATTTAATGAATTATCTCCCCTTATTACTTGGAATATTTGTCTTCGGATTGAATATCTAACTTTCTATTTATCTCCTTATCTATTCTTTGCTTTTTTTCGTGAATTTTATCCCAAGTTTTACCCTCGTTGGATGGACCGAGTTCTGTTTATCCCAACTTTGATATTCATTAGTTTTCTTTTGTTTTTACCAACTCCCATTTATACAAAGTTAAACGGCTATTTCCAGATTGTGTTTCTATCTGGAATCTTAATGATTTTACAAGGAGTGTTTCGTGCGGTTGTCAATCGGCAGGAAAGTAGTTTGTTATTTTCAATCGGTATCATTTCAGTAGCGATTGCTGCTTTTATTGATTTAATGAATGCGTATCAGATTGTTTATACTGTAGAAGCAATTCCTATTGGAATTTTTATATTTATTTTAGTGCAGTCCCTAACACTCTCTAGACGGTTTAGTCGCGCTTTTTCTGATGTAGAATCTCTTTCCAAAAGACTACTTGCTTTAGATAAACTCAAAGACGAGTTTTTGGCAAATACTTCGCACGAATTAAAAACACCTTTAAATGGAATCATTGGTATCGCCGAATCTATGTTTGATGGAATAGGTGGACGTCTCAACCAAGAACAAAGACAGAATTTAGGAATGATTGTCAGTTCAGGAAAACGATTGTCTTCCCTTGTAGATGATATTTTAGACTTTTCCAAAATGAAAAACAGAGACTTGGATTTGGACCTAAAAGCCATTGATTTACATCAAATTTGTGATTTGGTGCTTGTGATTTCCAGGCCACTCTATGTTACAAAAAATCTAACCGTTCGCAATCATGTTCCTGTCGATTTTCCTCCCATTTTGGGAGATGAAGCAAGGCTCCAACAAATCCTTTTTAATTTAATTGGAAATGCGATTAAATTTACAGAGAAAGGTCGTATCGATGTTTCCGCCGAGATTTCGGAAAAAATGTTGGTACTTTCTATAAAAGATACAGGGATAGGAATTCCTAAAGATAAGTTTGCTGATATTTTTAGATCTTTCGAACAAGTGGATTCTTCCACCACACGAAAGTTTGGTGGGACTGGCCTTGGCCTTGCCATTTCAAAACGTTTGGTGGAGTTACACGGCGGTTCCATCTGGGTGGAATCCACGGAAGGGGAAGGTTCTACGTTCCGATTTACGCTTCCATTGGCAAGAGAAGGCGAAATCCCAATGGAAAAACCTCCTCAGAAAAAGACTGACTTGTGGTTTGGGGGTGAGTCTCCTGAATTTGAGCCTATCGAAGAAACTTGTGATGAATATGATGGCGAAAAAATCAAAGTTCTCGTTGTAGACGATGAACCGATCAACCGCCAGGTTCTCAAAAATCATTTAACACTGATTGGTTGTGATGTACATGAAGCATCCAATGGCGGCGATGCCATCAGAATGGTTCGAGATGATGGCCCATTTGAGTTGATGTTACTTGATATCATGATGCCCGGAATGAGTGGATATGATGTTTGTACTGTTTTACGTGAATCTTATTCTTTATACCAACTACCGATTTTATTTTTGACTGCCAAAAACCAAATCACTGACATCATTGCTTCCTTAGAAGCTGGTGGAAATGATTATTTGGCAAAACCTTTCGACAAAAGAGAGTTAATCTCTAGAGCCAAAAATTTGATTACCTTAAAAAAGGCAGTGGAAGAACAAAACAAGTTTATTGCTTTTCAGAATGAATTGGGACTCGCAAGAAAACTCCAAAGTTCAATCTTACCTGAAGAAGCCCCTGCTATCGTTGGTATCAAAACAGAATTCTATTATGAGCCAATGGACAGCGTAGGCGGTGACTTCTTTGATTTTCACGCGATTTCCGAGACAGAACTCGGTGTGATGGTTGCGGATGTATCGGGACATGGGATTCCTGCTGCCCTTATCTCTGCCATGTTAAAAATTGCTTTTTCCACGCAAGTTAGGTTATCGAGAGAACCTGCCCAGTTAATGACACAAATCAACTCCACCTTACTTGGAAAAATGAAAGGTGCTTTTCTCACTGCCTCTTATATATATATTAATTTAGAAACAAAAGAATTAGTCCATGCTCGTTGTGGTCATCCTCCCCTGATTATCAGTCGTTTAGGAAATTCGAAACCTTCTTTAAGTTTACCACAAGGAAAACTGATCGGTTGGATCCCTGAACTAGATATACAGGAAGATGTTGTTTCTCTGAGATCTGGTGACCGAATTGTATT from Leptospira bandrabouensis harbors:
- a CDS encoding periplasmic-type flagellar collar protein FlbB, which codes for MASVTDSTRSFFLIVLIFFLIAIGFFVFDYFQVINAEDYLPFLKKQAGLVNQDLLSPTELEKLEMEKAKERLIADREELEQMKRELEEKSSSLNADKERLEELKEGIQRKEKEMADKLKKDNARAEKVKVLANKVANMPPESARDMLINWPDYDIIEVFEQMDRDAEEEGRQTITTYLLTLFPAERRSVISNKWLDAGAKNVPNYGKSIDEDNDEP
- a CDS encoding DUF370 domain-containing protein → MSSFPVLNVGFSNVVFVSKILTILQADSAGAKRLRSEAKSESRLIDATGGRKTRSVLVLDSGHILLSAIRPESLAKRLESGDNHFAEGEEESED
- a CDS encoding FapA family protein; its protein translation is MSLTEFLTEELKEFDRKEKEQVEVIADTIEECLAIASQHLGRKVHEIDYTVLKRGKKSLFFSEPYHIRASIIPDDMLLDELSLLDEHLTGGSGKLVSKDLKELVTPKNKDGRVTVKIYRTGVFLTVYPPTGEGLEMTMADVSKKLSFRGVAGVDQNLINKILKEKKGEPVLISNQKPKAGNDSSCNVEIAQENMRAFVTVFPARPGGRDLEVSDVVAALKGMGVAHGLKEDEIRRCLDEDIHNKPFIGAEGDFPVNGKNAEIKYYVRTEKKINFKEDQSGRVDYKDLDMIENVVVGQLLAEKIPAEKGKFGRNLFGMVLPAKDGLDTELKQGKGTILSEDKMRLTAEVNGQVLYAAGRLSVETVYRINGDVGVRTGNVTFLGSIIITGNVEDNYSVKAAGNIEIYGTVQKAIVEADGDIIVRQGVTGREEARVESTGGNIVAKFIQNATCITEKDIIVQEGILHSHLMAGGKVSCKGKRGQIVGGTIQAAQLISAKIIGSQANPQTDLIVGNNPKILKQIQEYEEKRKENQDKLDQLTKTMRTLKARKEADPASFTAEQDAHLQKLDAGTKKLEKRIAEAGKDIQTLTEYMDEQAANGRISVEKTIFPGVTIRIRNAEFKLRHETKAKTFYEEESQVRSAPYEDPDETKNDWRKKRGRGKSKN
- a CDS encoding guanylate kinase is translated as MNVRPNLYIISSVAGGGKSTIIAALLKENPDFYFSISCTTRAPRPGDIEGKTYYFLSVDEFKKRIDADDFYEWAEVHGNYYGTPKGPILDAIRDHRVALLDLDVQGAKTVKALRPESVTIFIEPPSREIWIERLIRRGTDSQTSIERRIQNGIKELEEAPNFDYVVVNDQLEDAIREVKSILYGIKK
- a CDS encoding SpoIIE family protein phosphatase, giving the protein MSFKYLHLIFAAWLPIFLGFPHLYATSPAEILRKSKGNPVHLEGEWEFYPHTFLSETNQLPESKLQVLVPGIWNSELGTGNGFGTYRLVLERPEGTDLETVYGIKLVDSATASRVFWNGKLLGSSGTVSKNPEESKPSYQFQFYPLPWKKGPNELLVEISNFHHDKGGMWEPPYVGEWKKLFKENEKDLASSLFLAGAVFIIALYHFGLFYFRRSDKGNLLFGLAALLLSVRTLFTGERFVFNELSPLITWNICLRIEYLTFYLSPYLFFAFFREFYPKFYPRWMDRVLFIPTLIFISFLLFLPTPIYTKLNGYFQIVFLSGILMILQGVFRAVVNRQESSLLFSIGIISVAIAAFIDLMNAYQIVYTVEAIPIGIFIFILVQSLTLSRRFSRAFSDVESLSKRLLALDKLKDEFLANTSHELKTPLNGIIGIAESMFDGIGGRLNQEQRQNLGMIVSSGKRLSSLVDDILDFSKMKNRDLDLDLKAIDLHQICDLVLVISRPLYVTKNLTVRNHVPVDFPPILGDEARLQQILFNLIGNAIKFTEKGRIDVSAEISEKMLVLSIKDTGIGIPKDKFADIFRSFEQVDSSTTRKFGGTGLGLAISKRLVELHGGSIWVESTEGEGSTFRFTLPLAREGEIPMEKPPQKKTDLWFGGESPEFEPIEETCDEYDGEKIKVLVVDDEPINRQVLKNHLTLIGCDVHEASNGGDAIRMVRDDGPFELMLLDIMMPGMSGYDVCTVLRESYSLYQLPILFLTAKNQITDIIASLEAGGNDYLAKPFDKRELISRAKNLITLKKAVEEQNKFIAFQNELGLARKLQSSILPEEAPAIVGIKTEFYYEPMDSVGGDFFDFHAISETELGVMVADVSGHGIPAALISAMLKIAFSTQVRLSREPAQLMTQINSTLLGKMKGAFLTASYIYINLETKELVHARCGHPPLIISRLGNSKPSLSLPQGKLIGWIPELDIQEDVVSLRSGDRIVLYTDGITEATNSDKEMIGQENWESIVQRYSGYPIPESKRLLLERIKEFTGNRSPDDDVTLVILEIE
- a CDS encoding flagellar export protein FliJ, which encodes MKRFRFSLETVLKLRGWREEEEIRRLSLVVSKLNALIGEKDTNEREIESSYEAILNSSKVGTSLSDYLSIEQYIQGLIRRNEELESRIATQNEEVNLVRKDVMVARMNKKVIEVLKDKRFAEWKKKRNRSERREVEEFNLQLSKQSLFDSTESIGLSKSKKIPRTFKILNREDGGDELTSDFKTLRDFYEKYYLGQGKS